The following are encoded in a window of Rosa chinensis cultivar Old Blush chromosome 4, RchiOBHm-V2, whole genome shotgun sequence genomic DNA:
- the LOC112195846 gene encoding fe(2+) transport protein 1, producing the protein MATKHFLLAIFVLLLSFGPLNVSAVSPQCGKEITQCHNKEEALKMKIIAIAAILVMSMIGVCLPLFSHMVPALQPDKNLFVVVKAFASGVILATGYMHVLPDSFEDLTSECLPERPWRKFPFTTFVAMLSAIVCMMVDSISMSRYKKSFLRATGNGDLRNSTKIESAESADIGHGRERKIEEGINTKEEQLMKHRIVAKVLETGIVVHSVVIGLSMGSSENPCTIRPLIAAICFHQLFEGMGLGGCILQAEFGSKMKVIMMFFFSCTTPFGIVLGIALSNVYEDNSPKSLIVEGLLNACSSGLLNYMALVDLLAAEFMGPKLQSNIKLQVWSYIAVLLGAGGMSVMAIWA; encoded by the exons ATGGCAACCAAACACTTCTTGCTTGCCATCTTCGTCCTCCTCCTAAGCTTTGGGCCCCTCAATGTTTCGGCAGTTTCGCCACAATGTGGGAAAGAGATCACACAGTGCCACAACAAAGAGGAGGCCTTGAAGATGAAGATCATTGCCATAGCTGCCATACTAGTCATGAGCATGATCGGGGTTTGCTTGCCATTATTTTCGCACATGGTGCCGGCTCTTCAGCCCGACAAGAACCTGTTTGTGGTGGTCAAGGCGTTTGCATCCGGTGTCATACTCGCGACCGGGTACATGCACGTGTTACCCGATTCGTTTGAAGACTTGACATCCGAGTGCTTGCCTGAAAGGCCGTGGAGGAAATTTCCCTTCACGACGTTTGTGGCAATGCTCTCGGCTATTGTGTGTATGATGGTGGATTCAATTTCGATGAGTCGTTATAAAAAATCTTTTCTTCGAGCTACTGGTAATGGCGACTTGCGCAACAGTACCAAAATTGAGAGCGCCGAATCAGCGGATATTGGACATGGTCGTGAAAGGAAAATTGAGGAGGGGATCAATACTAAGGAGGAACAATTGATGAAGCATCGTATTGTGGCAAAG GTATTGGAAACAGGTATTGTAGTGCACTCAGTAGTGATTGGATTGTCAATGGGGTCATCTGAAAACCCTTGCACAATTAGACCGCTCATTGCTGCAATTTGTTTCCATCAACTATTTGAAGGAATGGGTCTAGGAGGGTGCATACTTCAG GCTGAATTTGGAAGCAAGATGAAAGTAATCATGATGTTCTTCTTTTCATGCACAACACCATTTGGGATAGTGTTAGGGATTGCGTTGTCTAATGTATACGAAGACAACAGTCCGAAGTCTCTGATTGTGGAAGGGCTGCTAAATGCTTGTTCTTCAGGGCTACTCAATTATATGGCACTGGTGGATCTGCTAGCCGCTGAATTTATGGGTCCTAAACTGCAATCAAATATAAAGCTCCAAGTATGGTCGTACATTGCAGTTCTTTTAGGAGCAGGAGGCATGTCAGTAATGGCCATTTGGGCATAA